Genomic segment of Posidoniimonas corsicana:
GCGGTCAGGAACAGCGGGTCGGCATCGCGCGGGCGATCGTGGCCAACCCGACCGTGATTGTCGCCGACGAGCCGACCGGCAGCCTCGACGACGAGACCACCGAGCAGGTGCTCGACCTGCTGGGCCGCGTCAACGCCGAGCTGGGCATGACCCTGCTGATGGTCACCCACGACGCCGACGCCGGCGCGCGGGCCCGGCGGCGGATCCGGCTCGAACGCGGCCGCCTGATGGAGAATGGCAAAGAGACCAAGGCCTCAGCCCTGAGGACCGCCTAGCCGTGGCAAAGTTCCTACCCTACGTGCTGAAGAGCCTGTGGCGCCACCGCGCTCGCTCCGTGCTGACCGTCAGCGGCACGGCCATCGCGCTATTGGTGTTCTGCTTCATCGGCTCGGTGCAACAGGGCCTCAGCGCGTTGACCTCCGACGCCGCCGCCGACCGCACGCTGATCGTGTTCCAGGAGAACCGCTTCTGCCCGCAGAGCAGCCGCCTGCCGCAGGACTACGAGCGGACGATCTCCCAGCTGCCCGGCGTGCGCGACGTCGTGCCGATCAAGGTGTTCACCAACAACTGCCGCGCCAGCCTCGACGCGATCGTGTTCCAGGGCATGCCGGCCGCGCAGCTCAAGTCCGCCCGCGACCTGGAGCTGACTAGCGGCGACTGGGCCGCCTTCGACCAGCAGGACGACGCCGCCCTGGTGGGCCAGGACGTCGCCGCGCGGCGCGGGCTCGCCGCGGGCGACAAGTTCACCATCGGCGACGTGTCGGTCGTGGTGCGGGGCGTGTTCCGCTCGCCGACCGCGGCCGAGAACAGCCTGATCTACACGCACCTCGACTTCCTGCAACGCGCCCGCGGCGCCAGCGACGTCGGCACGGTCACGCAGCTGGAGGTCCACCTGACCGACTCCGCCGACCCCGACGCGGTCAGCAAGCAGATCGACCAGGAGTTCCGCGCGGGCCCGGTCGGCACCACCACCCGCACGAAGGGCATGTTCCAGGCCGACACGCTGGGCGACCTGGCCGAGCTGATCGGCTTTGTCCACTGGCTGGGCTACGCGTGCGTGGGGCTGGTGCTGTCGCTGGTGGCCACCACCACGGTGATGTCGGTCCAGGACCGCATCAAGGAGCACGCGGTGCTGCAGACGCTCGGCCTGCGGCCCCTTCGCGTGTTCAGGCTGGTGATCGTCGAGAGCTTCGTGCTCAGCACGCTGGGCGGCCTGCTCGGCGTGGCGGGCAGCACGGCCATCCTCGCGCTGACCGGCATGTCGGTCGCCGCCGAGGGCGTTACCATCGCGTTTGAGCCCTCGCTCGCGCTCGCGATGCAGGGCGTGGCGGTCGCCGTAGTGGTCGGCATCCTGGCCGGCCTGGCGCCCGGCTGGCAGGCGTCGCGGACCGAGATTGTGTCCGCGCTGCGGCACGCGTAGCAGAGGGTCTGCCCTACGCTGA
This window contains:
- a CDS encoding ABC transporter permease, with protein sequence MAKFLPYVLKSLWRHRARSVLTVSGTAIALLVFCFIGSVQQGLSALTSDAAADRTLIVFQENRFCPQSSRLPQDYERTISQLPGVRDVVPIKVFTNNCRASLDAIVFQGMPAAQLKSARDLELTSGDWAAFDQQDDAALVGQDVAARRGLAAGDKFTIGDVSVVVRGVFRSPTAAENSLIYTHLDFLQRARGASDVGTVTQLEVHLTDSADPDAVSKQIDQEFRAGPVGTTTRTKGMFQADTLGDLAELIGFVHWLGYACVGLVLSLVATTTVMSVQDRIKEHAVLQTLGLRPLRVFRLVIVESFVLSTLGGLLGVAGSTAILALTGMSVAAEGVTIAFEPSLALAMQGVAVAVVVGILAGLAPGWQASRTEIVSALRHA